A section of the Spirosoma pollinicola genome encodes:
- the rplX gene encoding 50S ribosomal protein L24 has product MEKKITLPKHKFHIKSGDTVVVIGGNSKGQRGVVTEVIIEKDRARVEGVAMITKHMKPTASNPQGSLVKTEGSIHISNLKLVDPATSEPTRTGRKVNEKGKLQRFSKKTGNFIPDRSADAGRK; this is encoded by the coding sequence ATGGAGAAGAAAATAACGCTACCGAAACACAAATTCCACATCAAATCGGGCGATACCGTCGTCGTGATTGGTGGTAACTCGAAAGGTCAGCGCGGTGTAGTGACAGAAGTAATCATAGAGAAAGATCGTGCTCGCGTTGAGGGCGTTGCTATGATTACCAAGCACATGAAGCCAACGGCTTCTAACCCGCAGGGGAGTCTGGTAAAAACGGAAGGATCAATCCACATCAGTAATCTGAAGTTAGTTGATCCCGCCACCAGCGAACCTACCCGCACGGGTCGTAAAGTAAACGAAAAGGGAAAGCTACAGCGCTTCTCCAAGAAGACGGGCAACTTTATCCCTGATCGGTCCGCCGACGCGGGTCGTAAATAA
- the rpsQ gene encoding 30S ribosomal protein S17, with the protein MEEQQAPAPQVEEQAPAAAATEQPKAVAPATGETATASERNARKERIGRVTSNKMQKTITVAIDRKVKHPMYGKFMNKTKKLTVHDEKNECGIGDTVRVMETRPMSKNKRWRLVEIIEKAK; encoded by the coding sequence ATGGAAGAGCAACAAGCACCAGCACCGCAGGTAGAAGAACAAGCTCCGGCGGCAGCAGCAACAGAACAGCCGAAGGCAGTCGCTCCAGCAACGGGCGAAACAGCAACGGCTTCGGAGCGCAACGCTCGGAAAGAGCGTATCGGACGGGTTACCAGCAATAAGATGCAAAAGACCATCACTGTAGCGATTGATCGTAAAGTGAAACACCCGATGTATGGCAAGTTCATGAACAAGACGAAAAAACTGACTGTTCATGACGAGAAAAATGAGTGTGGTATCGGAGACACGGTTCGTGTTATGGAAACCCGCCCAATGAGCAAAAATAAGCGTTGGCGTTTAGTCGAAATCATCGAAAAAGCGAAGTAA
- the rpmC gene encoding 50S ribosomal protein L29: MKKEDLKGLSADELRTEIGAEQDRLLKLRFAHAVSPVENPMRIRESRKRITRLNTELTVKSRQA; the protein is encoded by the coding sequence ATGAAAAAAGAAGATTTAAAAGGATTGTCGGCTGACGAGTTACGCACCGAAATTGGTGCCGAACAGGACCGACTGTTGAAACTTAGGTTCGCTCATGCGGTATCTCCAGTTGAGAACCCAATGCGCATCCGCGAGAGCCGGAAACGGATCACTCGCCTGAACACGGAACTGACGGTAAAATCGCGGCAAGCCTAA
- the rplP gene encoding 50S ribosomal protein L16, with protein MLQPKRTKFRKQHKGRIPGIASRGHEIAFGTFGIKSLEPGRITARQIEAARISVTRAMKREGQVWIRIFPDKPITKKPAEVRMGKGKGAPEYWVAVVKPGTIMFETTGVDLATGMEALRLAAQKLPVRTKFVVRRDYQEQVED; from the coding sequence ATGTTACAGCCAAAAAGAACTAAATTCCGTAAGCAACATAAAGGTAGAATTCCTGGTATCGCATCGCGCGGCCACGAAATTGCCTTCGGTACATTCGGCATCAAATCGCTGGAACCAGGTCGGATTACCGCCCGCCAGATTGAAGCCGCTCGTATCTCAGTAACACGGGCAATGAAACGCGAAGGCCAGGTTTGGATTCGCATTTTTCCCGATAAGCCAATTACCAAGAAGCCAGCCGAAGTTCGGATGGGTAAAGGTAAAGGTGCCCCAGAGTATTGGGTAGCCGTAGTGAAGCCCGGCACGATTATGTTCGAAACAACGGGCGTTGATCTGGCAACGGGAATGGAAGCCCTGCGCCTGGCTGCTCAGAAATTGCCAGTTCGGACGAAGTTTGTTGTCCGGCGTGATTATCAGGAGCAAGTCGAAGACTAG
- the rpsH gene encoding 30S ribosomal protein S8, with amino-acid sequence MNTDPIADFLTRVRNAIRAKHRVVEIPASNIKKEITKVLYEKGYIQNYKFDDSTPQGSIKIALKYNPTTKQNAIVDLQRISRPGLRQYRGADNLPRILNGLGVAIISTSKGVMTDKEAKTLNVGGEVLCYVY; translated from the coding sequence ATGAATACAGATCCAATAGCAGACTTTCTGACCCGCGTTAGAAACGCCATCCGGGCTAAGCACCGGGTTGTGGAGATCCCTGCTTCGAACATAAAAAAAGAAATTACCAAGGTTTTGTACGAAAAAGGGTATATCCAGAACTACAAGTTCGATGATAGCACCCCACAAGGCTCAATCAAGATTGCGCTGAAGTACAATCCGACGACGAAGCAGAATGCTATCGTTGATCTACAACGCATCAGCCGTCCAGGTCTGCGTCAGTATCGGGGAGCCGATAACCTGCCACGCATTCTGAATGGTTTAGGTGTCGCGATCATCTCTACCTCTAAAGGTGTGATGACAGACAAAGAAGCGAAGACGCTGAACGTCGGTGGAGAAGTATTGTGTTACGTATATTAA
- the rplN gene encoding 50S ribosomal protein L14 codes for MLQQESRLGVADNSGAKEVLVIRVLGGTGKRYASVGDKIVVTVKQALSSSSMKKGTVSKAVVVRTKKEVRRKDGSYIRFEDNAAVLLNNNDEPRGTRIFGPVARELREKQFMKIVSLAPEVL; via the coding sequence ATGTTACAGCAAGAATCAAGATTAGGAGTAGCCGATAACAGTGGCGCGAAAGAAGTGCTGGTTATCCGCGTTCTGGGCGGTACAGGTAAGCGGTATGCATCAGTCGGTGACAAGATTGTCGTGACGGTGAAACAGGCTCTGTCGTCCAGCAGTATGAAAAAAGGGACGGTTTCAAAAGCAGTTGTTGTTCGGACAAAGAAGGAAGTACGTCGTAAAGATGGATCATACATCCGCTTTGAAGACAACGCTGCCGTATTGCTCAACAACAACGATGAGCCTCGCGGCACCCGGATTTTCGGGCCTGTGGCTCGTGAATTGCGTGAGAAGCAGTTTATGAAAATCGTATCGTTAGCCCCAGAGGTATTGTAA
- the rpsC gene encoding 30S ribosomal protein S3: MGQKINPIGLRLGIVRGWESSWYGGKEFAEKLVEDEKIRKYISARIPKGAIARVVIERTLKRVTLTIHTARPGIVIGKGGGEVDKIKEELKKITGKDVQINIFEIKRPEIDAKLVGEAIAQQLQARISFRRAMKQAIQSAIRVGAQGIKVKVSGRLGGAEIARSEQYKEGRVPLHTLRADIDYALSEAQTVYGKIGIKVWIFKGEVYGKRDLSPAAMMSQAQAGERSASSNDRGDRRGPRGDRDGNDRGGRGRGGDRGGNNRGGGAGGNAGGPGGNRGGNAGGPGGNRGGGGQGGNRGGGPRR; encoded by the coding sequence ATGGGACAAAAAATAAATCCAATTGGCCTGCGACTTGGTATTGTTCGGGGCTGGGAGTCAAGCTGGTACGGCGGCAAAGAGTTTGCGGAAAAACTCGTTGAAGACGAAAAAATCCGGAAATATATTTCAGCTCGTATTCCAAAAGGCGCCATTGCGCGGGTCGTTATTGAACGTACTCTGAAGCGCGTAACGTTGACTATTCACACGGCTCGTCCGGGTATTGTTATCGGTAAAGGCGGTGGTGAAGTTGATAAGATCAAAGAAGAGTTGAAGAAGATCACGGGCAAAGATGTCCAGATCAATATCTTCGAAATCAAACGTCCTGAAATTGATGCCAAACTGGTTGGCGAAGCTATCGCTCAGCAGTTACAGGCTCGTATTTCGTTCCGTCGTGCCATGAAGCAAGCTATCCAATCCGCGATTCGGGTAGGTGCTCAAGGTATCAAGGTGAAAGTATCAGGTCGTTTGGGTGGTGCTGAAATTGCCCGCTCTGAGCAGTACAAAGAAGGTCGTGTACCCCTTCACACACTGCGTGCCGATATTGACTATGCCTTGTCTGAAGCTCAAACCGTTTATGGTAAAATCGGCATCAAGGTGTGGATTTTCAAAGGTGAAGTGTATGGCAAGCGTGATCTGTCGCCAGCAGCAATGATGAGCCAGGCACAAGCTGGTGAGCGTTCTGCTTCGTCAAATGATCGTGGCGATCGTCGTGGACCTCGTGGTGATCGTGATGGCAACGACCGTGGTGGTCGTGGTCGTGGCGGAGACCGTGGCGGTAATAACCGTGGCGGTGGTGCTGGTGGTAATGCAGGTGGCCCGGGTGGTAATCGGGGCGGCAATGCAGGTGGCCCAGGTGGTAACCGTGGTGGTGGTGGTCAAGGTGGCAACCGTGGTGGCGGACCAAGACGATAA
- the rplW gene encoding 50S ribosomal protein L23 yields MSVLKRPIVTEKMTGLNKQGKYAFEVELRANKLEIGKAIEKMYGVNVEAVHTMRSLGKKRSKNINGRVVTGKTPTTKKAIVTVAEGEVIDIYADL; encoded by the coding sequence ATGAGCGTACTAAAACGACCAATCGTCACTGAAAAGATGACGGGCCTTAACAAGCAAGGGAAGTATGCTTTTGAGGTTGAACTAAGAGCGAATAAACTCGAAATTGGCAAAGCCATCGAGAAAATGTACGGCGTCAACGTAGAAGCCGTTCACACGATGCGTTCGCTAGGCAAAAAGCGTAGCAAAAACATCAACGGACGGGTTGTGACGGGCAAGACCCCAACTACTAAGAAAGCAATCGTAACGGTTGCAGAGGGCGAGGTAATTGATATTTACGCTGACCTGTAA
- the rplE gene encoding 50S ribosomal protein L5, whose protein sequence is MATPRLKEKYLSEIVPQLRDKFQYKSVMQVPRLSKIVINKGIGAAVADKKLVDVGVEELTTITGQKAVPTMSKKAVSNFKLREKMPIGAKVTLRGVKMYEFLDRLTAVSLPRVRDFKGISDKGFDGRGNYTFGVQEQIIFPEISIDKVARISGMDITFVTTANTDNESYELLKAMGMPFAKSDK, encoded by the coding sequence ATGGCAACGCCAAGACTGAAAGAAAAATATCTAAGCGAAATCGTACCCCAGTTGAGGGACAAGTTTCAGTATAAGTCGGTTATGCAAGTACCGCGTCTGAGCAAAATCGTCATCAACAAAGGTATTGGAGCCGCTGTCGCCGATAAAAAGTTGGTAGACGTGGGCGTCGAAGAATTGACGACCATCACGGGTCAGAAAGCTGTTCCGACTATGTCGAAGAAGGCTGTCTCGAACTTCAAACTACGGGAAAAGATGCCCATTGGTGCGAAAGTTACGTTACGTGGTGTGAAGATGTATGAATTCTTGGACCGGTTGACAGCCGTATCGCTGCCACGTGTTCGTGACTTCAAAGGCATTAGCGATAAAGGGTTCGACGGCCGCGGAAACTATACATTCGGTGTGCAGGAACAGATTATCTTCCCTGAAATCAGCATTGATAAAGTAGCCCGTATTTCGGGGATGGACATCACATTTGTGACCACCGCCAACACCGATAACGAGAGTTACGAGTTGCTGAAAGCCATGGGAATGCCGTTTGCTAAAAGTGATAAATAA
- a CDS encoding sugar phosphate isomerase/epimerase family protein has product MSQSVTRRQTLAALTASVGATLSTNSLQAMPVPTAQSSFTICLNMSTIRGHKLGFVKELEAASKAGFRSVEIWIETLQTYLKNGGTTAEARKVLADTGIKIENAIGFAPWIIDDEAARAKGLAQLKSEMEMLAEVGCKRVATPPIGAQSPGSPKVDLYKAAERYRAILEIGDKTGVVPQLELWGFSPNLSRLSEVMFVAIESGHPSARVLLDIYHLYKGGSGNTMLPLVGKSAIEVFHVNDYTANFTREKIVDADRVFPGDGVAPIRETLKLIKRTDQPIVVSLEVFNKDYYAQDALTVTKTAMAKMKAMVAGL; this is encoded by the coding sequence ATGTCTCAATCTGTAACTCGTCGTCAAACGCTGGCGGCTCTGACTGCCTCTGTAGGGGCAACACTCTCGACTAATTCGCTGCAAGCGATGCCTGTGCCAACTGCTCAGTCTTCTTTCACGATTTGCCTGAACATGAGTACGATTCGGGGGCACAAGCTGGGTTTTGTTAAAGAGCTGGAAGCAGCCTCAAAAGCTGGTTTTCGCTCGGTCGAAATCTGGATTGAGACGTTACAGACCTATTTGAAAAATGGGGGAACGACGGCTGAAGCCCGTAAAGTGCTGGCCGATACTGGTATAAAGATCGAAAATGCCATTGGGTTTGCTCCCTGGATTATTGACGATGAAGCCGCCCGTGCAAAGGGACTTGCTCAACTCAAGAGCGAAATGGAAATGCTGGCCGAGGTGGGTTGCAAGCGTGTAGCGACTCCGCCAATTGGTGCGCAATCGCCGGGGAGCCCCAAAGTTGATTTATACAAAGCCGCTGAACGTTATCGCGCTATTCTGGAAATAGGAGATAAAACAGGCGTTGTACCACAACTGGAATTGTGGGGTTTCTCGCCAAACCTGAGCCGTTTAAGCGAAGTTATGTTTGTGGCTATCGAGAGCGGGCATCCATCGGCACGGGTATTACTGGATATTTATCACTTATATAAAGGTGGGTCAGGAAATACAATGCTTCCTTTGGTTGGGAAATCGGCTATTGAGGTTTTCCACGTCAATGACTACACCGCCAACTTTACCCGTGAAAAAATAGTCGATGCCGACCGTGTGTTTCCGGGCGATGGCGTTGCACCAATTCGCGAAACGTTGAAACTCATAAAGCGCACCGATCAGCCAATCGTGGTATCGCTAGAGGTTTTCAACAAAGACTACTACGCACAGGATGCACTGACCGTTACAAAAACAGCAATGGCGAAGATGAAAGCGATGGTAGCCGGGCTTTAG
- the rplC gene encoding 50S ribosomal protein L3, whose translation MSGLIGKKIGMTSVYNADGQALACTVIETGPCVVTQVRSIEKDGYTAVQLGYGDKKEKHSNKPELGHFKKAGTTPKRKLVEFKEFEQELALGATLTVADVFAETDFVDVVGTAKGRGFQGVVKRHGFAGVGGQTHGQHNRGRHPGSIGACSFPSRVFKGLRMAGRMGGNRVKVQNLRVLRVLPEQNLLVVSGSIPGAKNSYVIIEK comes from the coding sequence ATGTCTGGTTTAATTGGCAAGAAAATCGGGATGACCAGCGTGTACAATGCGGACGGGCAGGCTCTGGCATGTACAGTGATTGAGACGGGTCCCTGTGTCGTAACTCAAGTCCGTAGCATCGAGAAAGATGGCTACACGGCTGTGCAACTGGGTTATGGCGATAAGAAAGAAAAGCACAGCAACAAGCCGGAGTTGGGCCACTTCAAAAAAGCGGGCACCACACCTAAGCGCAAACTGGTTGAATTCAAAGAATTCGAGCAGGAGCTTGCTTTAGGTGCAACACTTACGGTAGCCGACGTATTTGCAGAGACTGACTTCGTTGACGTTGTTGGCACAGCAAAAGGTCGTGGTTTCCAAGGCGTTGTGAAACGTCATGGATTCGCTGGGGTTGGTGGTCAAACACACGGTCAGCATAACCGGGGTCGTCACCCAGGTTCGATCGGTGCGTGTTCATTCCCATCGCGTGTGTTCAAAGGTCTTCGGATGGCCGGCCGGATGGGCGGCAACCGTGTGAAGGTTCAAAACCTGCGCGTTTTGCGTGTTCTGCCTGAGCAAAATCTGCTCGTTGTTAGCGGTTCGATTCCTGGAGCCAAAAATTCATACGTTATTATCGAGAAGTAG
- a CDS encoding dienelactone hydrolase family protein → MKKLLLLVLVCIVSKTIAQTTRLEDLCQVFHLPDGKDTTTFIIFGTKEDLQVKKPLFIFRQGSQPMPFIVLDSARYFLLAPFHFRDYKKDYHFVIIQKPGVQLIATQQFLDDYQKALTQPNPPEKFISKKYLANNYRERYVDQCDKVINYLVKQTWIDSRKVVFCGGSEGFTVGADLVGNHNKSVTHTILFSGKQGRRFEVLIQQMRERVTKKEMNPEEGQKEIEQLYSVWQDIHTYPEAIDKMYGDTYRAWYSFSQPTLPNLLKINIPLYIAYGTADEEMAPSLDMLPLEFIAAGKKNLTLKPYYDHDHQFFKLKRDSTGTVIAKEYNGDAVAKDWMEWLQKTSLK, encoded by the coding sequence ATGAAAAAGCTACTACTGCTTGTACTCGTTTGCATTGTTTCAAAAACAATTGCTCAAACTACCCGTCTCGAAGACCTCTGTCAGGTTTTTCATCTACCAGATGGCAAAGACACCACAACCTTTATTATTTTCGGGACAAAGGAGGACCTACAAGTCAAAAAGCCGTTGTTTATATTCCGGCAGGGCTCGCAGCCAATGCCGTTCATTGTATTGGATAGTGCCCGGTACTTTCTTCTTGCCCCCTTCCATTTCAGGGATTATAAAAAGGATTACCACTTTGTGATTATACAGAAACCAGGTGTTCAGCTGATAGCTACTCAGCAATTTCTGGATGACTATCAAAAGGCCTTAACGCAGCCGAACCCGCCAGAAAAATTTATCAGCAAAAAGTACCTTGCAAATAACTACCGCGAACGCTACGTTGATCAATGCGACAAAGTCATAAATTATCTTGTCAAGCAAACTTGGATCGATAGCCGGAAGGTGGTATTCTGTGGAGGCTCTGAGGGATTTACGGTTGGCGCTGATTTAGTTGGAAACCACAATAAATCTGTGACACATACTATACTCTTCTCAGGAAAGCAGGGACGTCGGTTCGAGGTATTGATTCAGCAAATGCGTGAGCGGGTCACGAAAAAGGAAATGAATCCAGAAGAAGGTCAAAAAGAAATTGAGCAACTTTATTCGGTTTGGCAAGATATTCATACCTATCCGGAAGCTATAGATAAAATGTATGGCGATACCTACCGGGCCTGGTATTCGTTTTCCCAACCTACACTACCTAATTTACTTAAGATCAATATCCCTTTATATATAGCTTACGGAACGGCTGATGAAGAAATGGCACCAAGCCTGGATATGTTGCCACTGGAGTTTATCGCTGCGGGAAAGAAAAATCTAACATTAAAACCCTACTACGACCACGACCATCAGTTTTTTAAACTCAAACGAGACTCAACAGGTACCGTAATTGCCAAAGAATATAATGGGGATGCAGTGGCTAAAGACTGGATGGAGTGGCTGCAAAAAACTTCTTTAAAATAA
- the rpsS gene encoding 30S ribosomal protein S19, whose translation MARSLKKGPYIDFRLDNKVQAQNDSGKKSVIKTWSRRSMISPDFVGHTFAVHNGNKFIPVYVTENMVGHKLGEFSPTRNFRGHTAKKDKGKR comes from the coding sequence ATGGCACGTTCACTCAAAAAAGGCCCCTATATTGATTTCCGTCTGGACAACAAAGTTCAGGCTCAGAATGATTCGGGCAAGAAATCGGTCATCAAAACCTGGTCGCGTCGTTCGATGATTTCGCCGGATTTTGTAGGCCACACCTTCGCTGTGCATAACGGCAACAAGTTCATCCCGGTTTATGTAACGGAGAACATGGTAGGTCACAAGCTAGGCGAATTCTCGCCAACGCGCAACTTCCGGGGACACACCGCTAAGAAAGACAAGGGCAAACGATAA
- the rpsN gene encoding 30S ribosomal protein S14: MAKESIKARERKREALVAKYAVKRAALKAAGDYIGLDKLPKNSSAVRLHNRCKLTGRPRGYMRKFGISRVTFREMASAGKIPGVTKASW, translated from the coding sequence ATGGCAAAAGAATCAATAAAAGCACGGGAACGGAAACGCGAGGCACTGGTGGCTAAGTACGCTGTAAAGCGGGCTGCTTTAAAAGCTGCCGGCGATTACATCGGTCTGGATAAACTGCCTAAGAATTCGTCCGCTGTTCGTTTGCACAATCGCTGCAAATTAACGGGTCGTCCTCGGGGCTACATGCGTAAGTTTGGTATTTCACGGGTAACATTCCGGGAGATGGCATCAGCAGGTAAAATTCCAGGTGTAACTAAAGCAAGCTGGTAA
- the tnpA gene encoding IS200/IS605 family transposase produces the protein MPNTYTQIYLHTVFAVKHRYALIQQSWKEDLYRYMTGIIQNQGHKLLAINGMPDHIHAFIGINPKQAISELMQDLKGDSSKWINNKRLVKGHFEWQTGYGAFSYSHSQIDSVVKYILNQEEHHQKRTFEEEYLAFLQKFDVPYDDRYLFKPIE, from the coding sequence ATGCCAAACACATACACCCAAATCTATTTACACACTGTCTTTGCCGTTAAACACCGTTATGCTCTCATCCAACAATCGTGGAAAGAAGATTTATATCGCTATATGACTGGCATTATTCAGAATCAAGGCCATAAGCTACTCGCCATTAACGGAATGCCAGATCACATTCATGCCTTTATAGGTATCAATCCGAAACAGGCTATTTCTGAGCTTATGCAAGACCTGAAAGGTGATTCGTCAAAATGGATTAATAACAAGCGGTTAGTTAAGGGACATTTTGAGTGGCAAACAGGGTATGGTGCCTTTTCATACAGTCATTCACAAATTGACTCGGTCGTCAAGTATATCTTAAATCAGGAAGAGCATCACCAAAAACGAACATTTGAAGAAGAATATCTCGCCTTTTTGCAAAAATTTGACGTACCTTATGATGATCGGTACCTCTTCAAACCAATAGAATAG
- the rplD gene encoding 50S ribosomal protein L4, producing the protein MEVIVYNSKGEDTGKKVTLPEEVFGIEPNQHAIYLDVKQYLANQRQGTHKVKERAENAHSTRKLKKQKGTGGARAGSAKSPVFIGGGTIFGPRPRDYSFKLNKKVKSLARQSAYAVKAKAEKISVIDSITLAAPRTKDYIQFLSDLNVTGKKTLLILPDVNTNVVLSSRNVQKTKVTTASQVNTYDLMNADQLLISEEALSTIQTLFDK; encoded by the coding sequence ATGGAAGTAATCGTATATAACAGCAAAGGCGAGGACACAGGCAAAAAGGTCACGCTTCCGGAAGAGGTCTTCGGTATTGAGCCGAACCAACACGCGATTTACCTCGACGTGAAACAATACTTAGCCAACCAACGGCAAGGAACGCACAAAGTGAAAGAGCGTGCAGAAAATGCTCACTCGACACGTAAATTGAAGAAGCAAAAAGGTACAGGTGGTGCCCGCGCAGGTAGCGCCAAATCGCCGGTATTTATTGGTGGTGGTACCATCTTCGGTCCCCGTCCCCGTGATTACAGCTTCAAATTGAATAAAAAAGTGAAATCGCTTGCCCGCCAGTCGGCTTATGCCGTAAAAGCGAAGGCTGAAAAGATTTCCGTTATCGACAGCATCACGCTGGCAGCTCCCCGCACGAAAGATTACATCCAGTTCCTAAGCGACTTGAATGTAACGGGTAAAAAAACCCTGCTTATTCTGCCAGACGTAAATACAAACGTTGTTTTGTCGAGCCGGAACGTGCAGAAAACGAAAGTGACCACAGCTTCGCAGGTTAACACCTACGATCTGATGAACGCCGACCAACTGCTTATTAGCGAAGAAGCACTGTCAACCATTCAAACGTTGTTCGACAAATAA
- the rplV gene encoding 50S ribosomal protein L22: MEAVAKLKDVPTSPRKMRLIADLIRGQRVSRALGLLKYQPQAGADVLQKVLLSAVANWQQKNENERIEDADLYVKTVFVDGGPMLKRLRPAPQGRGHRIRKRSNHITLVVDSAASTVLDQAEVSTPENEQ; this comes from the coding sequence ATGGAAGCAGTAGCAAAACTTAAAGATGTGCCCACGTCGCCCCGCAAGATGCGGTTAATCGCCGACCTCATTCGTGGTCAGCGCGTTAGCCGGGCGTTAGGTCTCTTAAAATATCAGCCACAAGCTGGTGCCGACGTATTGCAAAAAGTGCTTTTGTCGGCCGTTGCCAACTGGCAGCAAAAAAACGAAAATGAGCGCATCGAAGATGCAGATTTGTATGTGAAAACGGTCTTTGTTGATGGCGGCCCGATGCTTAAGCGTCTTCGTCCAGCACCACAAGGTCGTGGTCACCGGATTCGCAAACGGTCAAACCACATCACACTCGTGGTAGACAGCGCAGCTAGCACTGTATTGGATCAGGCTGAAGTTTCTACCCCTGAAAACGAACAATAG
- the rplB gene encoding 50S ribosomal protein L2: MGVKKLRPITPSTRFRVAPDFAEITASKPEKSLLEPIKRTGGRNNEGHRTMRYIGGGHKRQYRIIDFKRDKVGQPAEVLTVEYDPNRTARIALVQYADGEKRYIIAPQGITVGQTIRSGEGSTPDVGNALPLALMPIGTIVHNIELTPGKGGAMARSAGTYAQLVGREDKYAILRLPSGETRRVLSAGMATVGSVSNPDHMNVVMGKAGRNRWLGRRPRVRAVVMNPVDHPMGGGEGRASGGHPRSRNGQFAKGQKTRNKNKASESMIISRRKK, translated from the coding sequence ATGGGAGTTAAAAAACTAAGACCAATAACGCCGAGTACACGTTTTCGCGTGGCACCCGACTTTGCGGAAATAACAGCCTCCAAGCCAGAAAAAAGTCTGCTGGAGCCCATTAAGAGAACCGGTGGCCGTAACAACGAAGGTCACCGCACTATGCGCTACATTGGAGGAGGTCACAAACGGCAATACCGTATTATTGACTTCAAGCGCGATAAAGTCGGCCAACCTGCCGAAGTTTTGACTGTAGAATACGATCCAAACCGTACAGCACGTATTGCTTTAGTGCAATATGCGGACGGCGAAAAACGCTACATCATTGCACCGCAAGGTATCACCGTAGGTCAGACCATCCGGTCGGGCGAAGGATCAACTCCTGACGTTGGCAACGCACTTCCACTGGCTCTGATGCCAATTGGTACTATCGTTCACAACATCGAGTTGACACCGGGTAAAGGTGGTGCTATGGCCCGTTCGGCTGGCACATACGCCCAGTTGGTAGGTCGTGAAGATAAATACGCTATCCTGCGTTTGCCTTCGGGTGAAACACGTCGAGTTTTGAGCGCGGGTATGGCAACGGTAGGTTCTGTATCGAACCCCGACCATATGAACGTTGTCATGGGCAAAGCTGGTCGTAACCGTTGGTTAGGCCGTCGTCCACGAGTTCGTGCCGTTGTTATGAACCCAGTTGATCACCCAATGGGTGGTGGTGAAGGCCGGGCATCCGGTGGTCACCCACGTTCACGCAATGGCCAGTTCGCCAAAGGTCAGAAGACCCGTAACAAGAACAAGGCATCTGAAAGCATGATTATTAGCCGACGCAAAAAGTAA